Genomic DNA from Mycobacterium stomatepiae:
GGTCAGCATCTGGCCCTGCAGCTGCGCGAGCAGCCGGGCCGTGACCTGAGTCTCCACGACGGGCGCCGACGCGCAGTGTCGCCCAAGGCATTCGGCGACCAGGACCAGGTCGAGCATCGAGGCGCCCCAGCCACCCTGGGCCTCCGGCACAGCCATGTGGATCGTTCCGATGTCGTGCAACGCCGCCCACAGCGCGGGGTCGAAGCCCAGTGGTTCGGCGGCCCGGATATCGACGGGGCGTGAATGTTTGTCGAGCAGTGCGCTCACCGAATCGACGAGCAGTTCCTGGTCCTCGCTAAGTGCCAGATCCATCAGTTCAACGGTCCTGCAATGATTTTGGTCTCGGTGTACTGGGCAAATCCCTCCAGGCCGTTCTGCCTGCCGAGCCCGCTGGATTTGTAGCCGCCGAACGGGGATTCCGCGCCGTACCAGGCGGCGCCGTTGATGGCTGCGGCGCCTGCCTTGATGCGCATTGCCACTGCAAAGGCTCGCTCCTGGCTGGCGGAGGTCACGCCGGCGGCCAGTCCGTAGACCGAGTCGTTGGCGATGCGGACTGCGTCGTCGTCGTCGTCGAATCCGATCACCACGAGCACCGGTCCGAAGATCTCTTCCTGTGCGATGGTCATCGCGTTGTCGACGTCGGCGAACAGTGTCGGCTCGACGAAGTAGCCGTGCGGCAGATGCGCCGGCCTGCCGCCGCCGGTGACCAGCCGCGCGCCCCCGGCGATGCCCTTGTTGACGTAGCCCAGGATCCGATCGCGCTGACGCGCGTTGATCTGGGGGCCCTGAAGCACCTCGTAGTCGTTGGGGTCGCCATACTTGACCGCCTGCAGGCCAGCGGTGGCCAGCTCGACGGCCTCTTCGTAGCGGCTGCGGGGCACCAGCAGGCGGCTGAGAATGCCGCACCCCTGTCCCCCGTGCATGCCGATGGTGCCCGCATCCCGGGGAATCGTCGCGGCGAAATCGGCGTCGTCGAGCACGATGTGGGCCGACTTGCCGCCGAGCTCGAGGAAAACCCGCTTCATCAGCGGCCCCGCGGACCGCTGATGAACCGGCCGACCGCGGTGGATCCGGTGAAGGAGATGAGATCGACGCGGGGATCGGTCACCAGCATCGAACTGACTTCGTTGTCGGAGGTGGTCACCACGTTGACCACGCCGGGTGGGATGTCGGTGTGCTCGGCGACGATGCGTCCCAACCGGGTGGCGTTGAACGGTGTGTCCGGTACCGGCTTGATGATGACGGTGTTGCCGGTGATCAACGCCTGGGCGGTCTTGGCGAGGGTGACCTCGAAAGGGAAGTTCCACGGGACGATGGCACCGACCACGCCGACCGGCTCTTTGAAGACCGAGCGCCAGCTGCGCTTGCCGAAGGCGGTGCCGATCGAAAGGTCGCGCTCCCAATCAAATTCATCGACATGGTCGACTACCCACGGGATGACCTCACCCAGCGGGGTGTCGAGTTGAGGGCCGTACGTCAGCGCGATCGGGCTACCCACCTCGGCGACGAGTTCGGCTCGCAATGCCTCCCGCTCGGCCTCGATCCCTGCCTGCAACTGCAGCAGGCAGGCTTTGCGGAATGCGCGATCGGTGGCCCAGCGACTGCCGTCGAAGGCGGTCCGGGCGGCGCCGATCGCCTCGTCCATGTCCGACGTGTCGGCGTCGGCGACCTGGCCCAGCACCTGCTCGGTGAACGGGTTGACGTTGTCGAACTCAAGTCCCGACCGCGCATCGACGAGCTTGCCGTCGATGAGCATCCGTTTGTCGGCCGTCGCGCTGATGGTCATAAAGTCCTCCCGTTTTCGGCGGCCGCAGCGTGACCGGCCTGGTGGTAGAGGGCATGGAACTGGGCACCGCGCCGGGCAGCGACATGGCAACCGGCGGTTTCGGTCCACGTGTTGACGGCGGCCTTGGTGACCAATAACCGGCCGAGGTTCACCTCGGCGATGGAGGACGCGAGGGTGTCGACGGTGGCACCCAGGACCGCATCGGGAACGCACGCAAGCGCCAAGCCGATCCGCGCGGCCTCGGCGCCATCGACGAGGCGGCCGGTCAACACCGATTCCATCGTTCGCTGCACGCCGAGTCGCTCGGGCCAGAACCCCAGCGTCGGGAACAGTCCGATCTCTCGGACCTCGGGCATGCCGAAGCGTGCTGACTCACCACACACCACCAGGTCTGCGCAGCCGAGCAACTCGTTGGCGAGCCCAAGGCAGTGGCCGTGCACCTGCGCGATGACGGGTTTGGGCAGCGACTTGAGCCGCAACCATTCCGCCACCCGCTGCCCGGTGGCGGCCATGTCCTGCGGCGCATCGCGAAGGCGTGCCCGAAACGCGTCGTCCTCGGCGCGAATGTCGGCTCCGGCGCTGAACGCGCGACCAGCGCCGGATAAGACGACAACCCGGACGTCGGGGTCGCCCATCGCGGTATCGAGCGCCGCTGTCAGTTGGTCGAGCAGCGCCGGCGATAGCGCATTGAGCTTGTCCGGGCGGTTGAGTCGCAGCCGACGCACCCCTGCGGCGGTTTCGACGATGACGAGGCTCACGCGCCACCCACGTTGCGTGCGACTTCGCGAAATGGCACACCGCGGTCGGGGTGCTGCTCGCGCGGCATGCCGAGCAATCTCTCGCTGATGACGTTGCGGGCCATCTCGGTCGTTCCGCCGCCGATGCTGGAGGCTTGTCGCATCAGGAATCGGTTGCCGACCCCCGTCGTCGGGGCGTCCGCATCCCACGCAACGGCGCCGAATGCGCTGATGTCGGCGGCGAGGGTGGCTCGTCGAGCCGATGCGCCCGCCTCGAATAGACGCAGGATCGTGCCAGCCGTCTCGGGCATGTCGCCGCGGGCCAAACCGAGCAGGATTCGGGCGTTGAGTTTCTCCTGCACGATGTCATCGACGCATTGCCGTCCGACGAGTTGGCCGATCAGCGGGTCTTCGGCCCGGCCAGTGGCCAGCGCAAGATCGATGAGCGTGCGGTCGCGCCCAACGGCGGCCACGCTGCGCGACCCGCCCGTAAAGGGCGATGCACCGGCAACCGCTTTTCGCTCGTGGTTGATCAGCGTCATGATGACCGACCAGCCGCCGTCCACAGCGCCGAGAACATGGTCGTCGGCGACGAACACATCGGTGAAAAACTCTTCGCAGAAATTCGAGGCGCCGTCGCTGGTGCGGATCGGCCGGATGTCGATCGCCGGCTGGCTGATCGGCACCAGAAACACCGTCAGTCCCTGGTGTTTGGGAACGTCCCAGTTGGTCCGCGCGGGGCACAGCGCCCAGTCGGCGCGGTCGGCACCCGAACTCCAGGTCTTGGCCCCGTTGAGGACGAAGCCACCGTCCACACGGTCGGCTGTCATCGACGTGGAGGCGACGTCCGAACCCCCGCCGGGTTCGGAGAGGAACTGGACCCAGCGTTCCTCGCCGCGAAGTATCCGCGGCAGGTGGCGTAGCTTCTGTCCTTCGGTTCCGCAGTCGTAGATGGTCGGCGCGATGATGTTCAACGTTGGCTCCTGCAGCACGAGCGGCGACTCGAACCGTGCGGCTTCCTCGGCGAATGCGCGCGCATACTCCACGCCCAGACCTTGTCCGCCGTATGCGGGCGGATAAACAAGGCCCGCGAATCCGGCGTCGAAGAGCATTCGCTGCAGTTCTCGGGCGCGGGCCACGGCTTGGTCTCCGTGGCTTCGAGTGTGACTGCCGGCGCGAGCGGCCAGGGGCACGTTGGCCTCCAGCCACGAGCGGGCCGTGAGGCGGAAGTCATTGACGCCGGCGAACCGGCCGTTCATGGCGTCGCCTCACCAACCTCGGTGGCGGCCACCTCGGCGTATAAATCCGCGGGCGTGCCGTACGAGTTGGCGATCAGCGTGGCCCGGCGCAAGTACAGGTGCAGGTCGTGTTCCCAGGTCACGCACATCCCGCCGTGTAGTTGGACACAGTCCTGGATGAGCTCGACGGCATGCGCGGCGGCATAGGCCTTCGCGGCCCGCGCCAGCAGGCCAGCGCCCCGGGATTCAGCTCCCACTGCGTCGGCGGCAGCGTCGGCCACCGCATGGGTCGCCTCGACCCACATCTTCATATCGGCGCATCGATGTTTGAGCGCCTGATACGACGCCAGCGGCCTGCCGAATAAGTAGCGGTTGGCCAGCCAGTCCAGCGTCAGGCCGAAGACCGCGTCGACGACGCCCGTCAGCTCGGCGGCCTGAAGCACCCAAGCCAGGCGGCGTGCGCGTTCCACCTCGTCGGGACCGGTGCTCAGCGCCTGACCGGCGGGCAACCGAACATTGTCCAAGCTCACCACGGCATGCCGCGTGGAGGCGTCAAGCCATTTCAGCGCACGAACCGACACACCCGATGTTTCGCGTTCCAGCAGGCAGGTGGCCGTTGGGCCGGATAGCAGCAGCAGCGCTTCCTGCGTTGGCAGAGTTGCGGTTATCTCACCGTCGATGCAGACATCGCCGTTGCTGTGCCTGTCGATCACAATGCCGCTGGTCGGCGAACGCTGCAGCCACCATCCGGCTACCGCCGAACCCTCCAGCAGGCCGGGTAGATGCCGGTCGCGAAGGTCCGCGTTGTCGCTGCGGACCAGGGCATCGATAGCGACGTTGGTCTCCAGGAACGGGCCAGGGGCTACCGCACGCCCGATCTCAGCGGCGATCACGGTCAAGTCGACCACCGGCGCGTCGCTGATGCTGGCGCCCCCGTGCTCGTCTGGAACGAGCGGTGACGTCCAGCCCAGCGCCGACATCTTCTTCCATAGTTCCGCGTCGAATCCGCTCGGTTCTTCGAGCGTGGCACGCACGGCGCTCAGCGGTTGCTCGGTCGACAAGAACCTCTGTACGACATCGCGGGCCAGTCGCTGATCCTCAGTGAGGTCGAACCTCATCGGCTCCGCCTCCCTCACATTGCGATTTCACATAACAGAACTGGCACTAGCACAGACTGCAACTAGTAATTGCATAATACGCATGGGAGACTACCGCTGAGCGTGTCGTAGCTGCGAACGCGCCCGAACCTGAAAGGCGACACCTGTGACAGCTGGCCGCTACATCACCTACGAGACGCTGGATCAAGGCCGCATCGCTCGGATCATGCTCAACCGGCCCGATGCACGTAACGCGCAGAACCGCGGGCTTCTCGTCGAGCTCAACGACGCGTTCCTGCGCGCCGAGGCCGACGACGATGTGCGTGTGGTGATCCTCGGCGGTGTCGGCACGATGTTCTCGTCAGGACACGACCTCGGGTCCAAGGACCAGGTGCGTGACCGAACCCCGGGACCGGGTCAGCATCCCTCGTATCAAGGCAACGGAGGCACGCGGCAGGGTGCTGAGCGATTGATGCTGCAGGAGTGGCATTACTTCTTCGAGAACACCCGTCGGTGGCGCAATCTGCGCAAGATCACGATCGCTGCGGTGCACGGTCCGGTTTACGCCGCGGGCCTGATGGTGATGTGGGCGTGTGATCTCATCGTCGCCGCCGACGACACGACGTTCGCCGAGGTGGTCGGGACGCGCCTCGGGATGTGCGGTACCGAGTACTTCGCTCACCCCTGGGAGTTCGGGCCCCGGCGCGCCAAGGAGCTACTGCTGACCGGTGATTCGCTCGGGGTCGACGAAGCTCATGCCATCGGGATGGTGAGCAAGGTGTTCCCCGCCGGGGAACTGGCTGACAAGACCCTGGAGTATGCCCGCCGCATCGCTGCGCAGCCGTCGATGTCCTCGCTGTTGATCAAGGAGTCAGTGAACCAGTCCGTCGACAACATGGGCTTCTACAACGCGCTCAACGCCTGCTTCACGCTGCACGAGCTCAATCACGCGCACTGGGCGTGGGTCACCAACGGCCAGTTCATGATGGGCACCCCCGAGCACGGTGTGCCTGCCTGGAAGGATGCGCCACCGGTGGTCCCGCGGAACAAGAACGAGGTCCGCGCGTGACCTCGGCGCAGGCACTCAGCGATGAATTGCTCGCGGCCCTGACGCTGACCGAATCCTCCGATGGCGCACTGCACGCTCCGTACTTCAGCGAGGGGCGCGGTGTCGTATTCGGCGGTCAGCTGTTGGGCCAGGCGATCGTCGCCGCGGCCCGACGGATGCCGGGCAAGCGGGTGAAATCGGTACAGACGATCTTCTCCCGCGGCGTGAAGGTCGCCGAGCCGGTGGACATCCTCGTCGAGCCGATGCACGAGGGCCGCAACATCGGCAGCGCCACAGTCAGTTTCGTGCAGGATGGCTGCACCTGCGCTCGCGCGCTGGTGCTGCTCGACGTCGCCGAACCCGACCTCGTCCGCTACCAGATACCGATGCCCGAGGTCGATGGCCCCGATCCCGCCGCGGCACGGCCGCATCCACTGACCGCACCACAGACCATCATGGTCGGTGACGTCGACATTCACGATCCAGCGCTGACCGGGCCGGCCACCCTGCAGCTGTGGGTGCGGTTCCCCGACGCACCGGCCGACTCTCCTGCCGTACACCGCGCCCTGTTGGCGCACACCACCGACGGATGGCTGATCGCGACCGCGATGCGCCCACACCCCGATCTGGGCCAGTCGATGGCACACGTCGAGGTGTCCACGGCCGTGCTGAGCCAATCGTTGGCGTTTCACGGCGATGTCGACGCACGGCGGTGGCTGCTCATCGACCACGCGGCGCTGGCCACCGCCGGTGGGCGCACGTACGGTCGCGGGCACATCTTCACCGAAGGCGGCGAACTGGTCGCGTCCTTCGTGCAGGAAGGCCTGCTGCGCAACTTTCCCCGCGGGCAGGACCCACGGGGAAAGCACAGAACCATCTTCTGAGTTGAAGCGGATTGGGGCCGAAGCTACCGACTAGGAGGCCGCGGCCTGTGCCGCCTCGAATCGTTCACGCCACACGCGTCGGGACACCTCGCTGGTATCGACGTCGGCCGCGCCTGCGCGCAACGCAGCGACCGTGGCCTGCTCACGCGGAACCGTCGCGAACGGATCGACGCCGAAGAAACGGCAGCTGTTCTGCCAGGTGATCTTGTGGATCTC
This window encodes:
- a CDS encoding acyl-CoA thioesterase, which encodes MTSAQALSDELLAALTLTESSDGALHAPYFSEGRGVVFGGQLLGQAIVAAARRMPGKRVKSVQTIFSRGVKVAEPVDILVEPMHEGRNIGSATVSFVQDGCTCARALVLLDVAEPDLVRYQIPMPEVDGPDPAAARPHPLTAPQTIMVGDVDIHDPALTGPATLQLWVRFPDAPADSPAVHRALLAHTTDGWLIATAMRPHPDLGQSMAHVEVSTAVLSQSLAFHGDVDARRWLLIDHAALATAGGRTYGRGHIFTEGGELVASFVQEGLLRNFPRGQDPRGKHRTIF
- a CDS encoding acyl-CoA dehydrogenase family protein; this encodes MNGRFAGVNDFRLTARSWLEANVPLAARAGSHTRSHGDQAVARARELQRMLFDAGFAGLVYPPAYGGQGLGVEYARAFAEEAARFESPLVLQEPTLNIIAPTIYDCGTEGQKLRHLPRILRGEERWVQFLSEPGGGSDVASTSMTADRVDGGFVLNGAKTWSSGADRADWALCPARTNWDVPKHQGLTVFLVPISQPAIDIRPIRTSDGASNFCEEFFTDVFVADDHVLGAVDGGWSVIMTLINHERKAVAGASPFTGGSRSVAAVGRDRTLIDLALATGRAEDPLIGQLVGRQCVDDIVQEKLNARILLGLARGDMPETAGTILRLFEAGASARRATLAADISAFGAVAWDADAPTTGVGNRFLMRQASSIGGGTTEMARNVISERLLGMPREQHPDRGVPFREVARNVGGA
- a CDS encoding enoyl-CoA hydratase, producing the protein MTAGRYITYETLDQGRIARIMLNRPDARNAQNRGLLVELNDAFLRAEADDDVRVVILGGVGTMFSSGHDLGSKDQVRDRTPGPGQHPSYQGNGGTRQGAERLMLQEWHYFFENTRRWRNLRKITIAAVHGPVYAAGLMVMWACDLIVAADDTTFAEVVGTRLGMCGTEYFAHPWEFGPRRAKELLLTGDSLGVDEAHAIGMVSKVFPAGELADKTLEYARRIAAQPSMSSLLIKESVNQSVDNMGFYNALNACFTLHELNHAHWAWVTNGQFMMGTPEHGVPAWKDAPPVVPRNKNEVRA
- a CDS encoding enoyl-CoA hydratase/isomerase family protein gives rise to the protein MSLVIVETAAGVRRLRLNRPDKLNALSPALLDQLTAALDTAMGDPDVRVVVLSGAGRAFSAGADIRAEDDAFRARLRDAPQDMAATGQRVAEWLRLKSLPKPVIAQVHGHCLGLANELLGCADLVVCGESARFGMPEVREIGLFPTLGFWPERLGVQRTMESVLTGRLVDGAEAARIGLALACVPDAVLGATVDTLASSIAEVNLGRLLVTKAAVNTWTETAGCHVAARRGAQFHALYHQAGHAAAAENGRTL
- a CDS encoding acyl-CoA dehydrogenase family protein, yielding MRFDLTEDQRLARDVVQRFLSTEQPLSAVRATLEEPSGFDAELWKKMSALGWTSPLVPDEHGGASISDAPVVDLTVIAAEIGRAVAPGPFLETNVAIDALVRSDNADLRDRHLPGLLEGSAVAGWWLQRSPTSGIVIDRHSNGDVCIDGEITATLPTQEALLLLSGPTATCLLERETSGVSVRALKWLDASTRHAVVSLDNVRLPAGQALSTGPDEVERARRLAWVLQAAELTGVVDAVFGLTLDWLANRYLFGRPLASYQALKHRCADMKMWVEATHAVADAAADAVGAESRGAGLLARAAKAYAAAHAVELIQDCVQLHGGMCVTWEHDLHLYLRRATLIANSYGTPADLYAEVAATEVGEATP